The Brachypodium distachyon strain Bd21 chromosome 4, Brachypodium_distachyon_v3.0, whole genome shotgun sequence nucleotide sequence ATTTATCGGCTAAGGGTAAAACATAGCATCCATTTATCGGCAAAGGGTAAAAGGTAGCATCCATTTATCGGCTAATTAAGCCAAACACGGGCGATTGAAAGGCCGAAACCATTGTCATGTTAGGCTTATGCACTGCTTCTGCATGACTCATTCATGTTGATCCCGGCGGTTTGGAGGCCAGGGTGGTCCAGCACTAACATTTCTTATGaaaatttatttgtttatttattattatttttactaCGGTATACACCAGAGACATGGAATTTTTTTAGCGTGGTCTCTGGACCATTCCGTCGAGCATTTTTGGATTCGCCACTGATTGGTAGTACATGTCTTCATGACGGGCGCCACACGTGAAATATATATGCTACAGGGGAAGACCAATCGCATCTATCGGAATTGCGTGTCGTGTCGTATGCTCTCGTCACTCAACGGCTACTCGCCCTTCCGATTGCGAGGGAACCATTCAAATATCCGAGGCTAACTCGCCCTTCCGATTGCGCGGGAACATTCAAATATCCGGGCCGACCAATACATAGAACAGGAGGACATACCATTTCACCAAACTTTTCAACATAAGCGCTGGTCATCCATATTCCAGATACATGAATTGGGCTATTCCGAAAATTTCAAAACCAACATCTTGAAAACACAAACAAGCAATTAAAGGAGATCAAAGAGAGATCACATCACAGATGCATATGCATACTAGCATAACTCATACAGATCCAGCTTGAAGCCATCCCCTCGCTTCTTCTGTCTACAGCCCTTGGCGTCAGAGCGCGCAGGCACCGCTGACGCGCAGCCATGGGAAGATCTGATGCATCCCGAGTGGTAGCAGTGGCCGCACGGCATCTCTCTGAGCTTCTCTTCTGCCTTGAACTTCTCCAGGCACACCGCGCAGCTCTTCTCCATCGTTTCGCTGCCAGTCTTCTCAGGCAACGCAGCCATGGCCTCgctcgacgccggcggcaccgcgtcgatgccggcggCAGCACCTGCagtgcggcggcggatggTGATCACCAGCCGCGGCAGGTCGTCTTCATCCCCTGGCAGTGGGTACTCTATCTCTAGAGCTTGGGCCAGCATTCTGAGCATATGATTCTGAGACGATCCGTTGGAGACTCTCTCGTCTAGCTACTacgggaagaggaagagtgAGAGGAGTGCTGGCTCTGTGCCGAGGAGAGATGGAGAAAGGAGTCCTGCTTGATGACAAGTATATAAAGAGAGAAGGGCGAGAGTACTagctagggagtggcatggcCACGCAAAGCTTCCAATTACGGTCCCCGCTACCCCAGGCGGCGCCCGAGAGCGTGCTGAACGTGAACGAGACCAGGTGCCAGGTTATGCTGGGCCGAATTCGGCCTGGGCTGCACGAGATGTATGGTCTAGCTAGACAAGCTAACCTAGGCCAACCGCCTACCAGAGATTTAGGATGTCGCTGGCAAAAACATTCTTCATTACAACGGCCTTTGCCCTTCGGTACAGCACGACGCgtcttttactttttttatttgcaaaacaaaacaccTAAAAAGTATCAGCTTATCTTTAACTAGAAATCAGACGACCTAGATGTAGCATAACCGAAAAACTATAGATTCGATAAAGCTTCTAGATCTAAGAAAGAGCCTGAACGGAGCATGCATCAATGGATACCCATTGCTACCAACATGGATGATTGAGAGACAAAACAATTGTATCTATCGTTTGACTATTTATCGGTTGATCCACAaaaggagaggaaaaaaacaatttcCAATCGATCGAAGATGCCCAAGAGAAGCAATACTTTATCAGTTGACGTATTACGTGCTAACTGGACTAAGCCTTGTGACCTTGATCTCAAACGCCAAGAAACCCCTGTTTCTCTGTCATTCTTCTAACCTGGATCAGCCATACCTGTACCCATACCACAAATCAACCACCCATCAATCAAGCGACgtaaatttttttaatactTGAAAACTTGCTCATTACACCGCATCATTACACCGCCTGGCGAAACAGGTGCTTGGCTGGAGACTGCAAGTGACCAATTACTTGCCTTGACATCTTCTTAAAGGGAAATATAATTTACATTTGTGTACATACTAAGCAAAACCTAAGGCAACAAGTTTGTGCCATCTTGAGGAAACATGACAATGGCAAGTACTCGATGGTACAGGACTACAGACTGCCAACAAATTGCAGGGGCTTCTGGTCCTTCTTCGCCCTCATGAAGGCAACCAATGTGATCATGGAGGGAGCACCTGTGCCCGAGCGCTTCTTGATCGTTGTTGTCTTCCACGGCTTCTCATCTTTTATGGTGGTGGTAGTTGTAGATGCTACATTGTAGAACTGCATACAAAGACCTCGTGGTTAAAAACAGGGACCTTGCAATCGATGGATTAAGTTCTTTTCTCGTGGGGAAAACTAAGGGACTTTACATAACTTGAGATGAAGTATTTACCTCGCACACACCATGCAGAAGCAACCTCTGAAATGGGTCCTGGACATTCAGCACAAGCACATCTTTATCACTCGGGTCTTCAATGAAGGTCCTAACTCGTTCCTGCAAAAATGGAATGCAGTTGTTGCAATGTTAAACAATCATCACATACTAACAATCATCATATTACAAATATAGATACTTTCCACTGAGCTAACTAGAATTTGCATTATCTAAGAATGGTGCAATATTTGAAGCCCAAAAGTATTAAAGAGTCTAGAACTAACAAGCAGTTAGTGGAGGACTCCACATAGAAGATCCAAATGGCATTGGATATTTCCTACAAAAAGTTTCCTTCTCATCCTAAGTGGACTCAATCACTCAAATTGATAAAAAAAGGCAACTTATTTGCTAGTACAAGAACAGTGCTAAACTGCTATTTGTCTACCATTACTAATACATCACTATAATACAACACTACAATAGGGTAAGTTACAAGTAGTACATGAATTGCTGAGTTTCATTATAGAACTCAACAGTTCCGTAAACCATAAACCAGATAGATTTTGGTTGGACAAATTATATATATGTGCTATATAGCATTACACAATCAAGAAATCAGAAAGTAACATTTTTAGGTTTCTTAAACTCTGAAGTCTTGACATCAGACGTATTCTAaacattttgcaaaaagaacagaaaataTAACAGACTAGGTCTAAAGAAAGTAGAACCAAAAGACAGAAATTCATACTTCATATATTTCAAGCAGTTCAGGTAGGAAGTTTCTCTTCATAGCTTCTCTTGTTTGGCAATCTATACGATGCCAAGCATTCAGCACAATCAACTCATTTTCATTCACGCCATTCTTGTGTTTCGTGGATGATTGCTTCATGCGCTGCATAAATCTTGCCTACAAATAGAAAACTTGCGAAGTTTCATGGATCCATAAACAGATTCATATATAAAAATTTAATGATGGAGAACACATTTCGGCAAGACAAATACTAACATACCTCAACATCCATGTCAATGCTCCTGAAGGCATCCCACTCACCAGCACTTGTCCTACAAAATGCTGACAGGGGCTGTTCGTCGCCTACGTGCAGAAAACCGATCAGTATAACAAACAGATGATATGTTCCAAACATAATAAATACATATCCACCGCCGACAATCCAAAGTGCCTCTCGTGTAGGTTTAAATGTAAAAAAACCCGAGAGAACTCAGTTCAAATTTACTAGAAGTTAGAACAACACATTCTATGGCCAGGTTGCATAATCGTGTTAACAAATTTGAGCAGCATCAGAGCTCACCCCATGGCGGAGGGGCAAAGAGGCCTTTGATTTCTTCAACATGAAGACGAGGGACGAGCTCAATTAGCAAGCGATCGTTCAACCATCTGCGTGATCTCCGGTTACTAACCTGTATAACATTGCAAATATCAACCTGCGAATTTCTAATACACACACAAACATGCGTAATCATacattatactccctccgatcctaaattgttgtcgaaatattacatgtatctagacgccttttaagaatagatacatccatatttgggcaaatttgagtcaagaatttaggatcagagggagtagatagcTGCAACACATGCACACAAATTTATCATGTCACCTAACAGTCAAACTTTTTTGTTCCCAATTGAATTTCCCTTTTGAGAGACTAATATGCCAAGTTAATTTTAATTGTTCCTCACAAGAATCGCACAGGGGAACATCATATACGGCGATGTTTTCAACCTGGAGAAAACATAGCTAGCAGGatatttctctctctcttttttgcagGGAGCACGCTATTTCCAATAACAAGAATCAAACGAAGGAAATATCCACGGCTAGGATTCTCACCCTGGTTGCCATGTCCTCGAGGGCCTCAATCTTCCTCTCAATCATCTGCCCGCGCGTCTTAGCGgcatcgcctgcatccacaGAACAAGCACACAGGGAAAGAAAGCACCGCATTAGGCAAAACCTGCAACACGAGCACCACCGAGATCCATCAATTCCGCGGCGAAAAAGAAGCTACCTTTGGCGGAATCGAACAGCGACTCGTAgaactcctcctccctccgcaGCAGATCCGCGCTCGCCATGGCTGAAATCCTTCACGCAAGCTTCTCGCGCCCCCCTTGTCGACTCTCTCGAGCTGTCGCGGCGACCGAGGATCCGGGGACGAGGCCTGGGTTGCTTGGTTGGGATGCGATTTTGTTCCGGTAAAGGCCGTGTTTTGTTCTGTTCTAGGGTTAAAAATTGGGGGGAATCGCGTGAACGTAATACGTCTTCGGGGCGAGGGAGGCGGGATTTGGGAGAGCACGGAATAGAAACGAGGGATATGCGGAGTCTTGGGAGGGAATCTCGAGGTCGTGGTTGGGAGCTCGACACGAACACGGCCACGGTTGCTTGGGCCCTGCTCTTCCTCAGGTTGACCATCTTCAATTTCTACCCTTTTGGAGAAATGCACCATCTTCAAAATCCTTTGGAGCATAAAATACCTAGCATCGAGAAAatacggaaaaaaaaatcatacttCATGGTCAATACTCGCATGGCTTCTAAGATAGAAGAATGAATGGGGAAAACATGTTGGGCCAACttggaaagaaaataaggaaATTAGACCAACTATTCGCATGACATCTGATTCATGGGCCCGATGTGCATTCGCTGGGCTGCTCATAGGGATCCTCGGCCCTGCAACCAGTTGGGCCTTCAGTCTGGCTTCAACAATGTGCATGTTGAAGCCCGCAGCCCTGTAAATTGACTATCCAGCGTGGTCACCTTTTATCTCCTCCATGCCCTCTCTCTCGAAAAAAAAGCGACACCGAAGGTTTCATTTGGATTGTGTTATTGCATCGAACTACAACACCTTTTGCGAACCTAGGAGCCCGAGCAAAATTATCTTCTTGATCATCTTTTTTTCCACATGCATGCGTCTTTACATTATCATGCCTTCATGTTAGCCTCATTTGCCCTCCCAAATCAAGTAGATGACTTTCGTTCTCCAGAGTTTATCCTATTCTATTTGAAGATCCTTAATTCAATTTACACACGCACACAAAAAACATACATGGAAGGCCACATGTAAAATGAAAAGGTATACTgcttcctctgtccaacaaaagatgtctcaaatttattaaaatataaatgtatctatatgcgatttagtgtatagatgaattcaaatttaatcaaaatcgAGACTGGACTGAGGCAGCAGCAAAGATGGAGCTACGGCTAGGCTACTCTCCTAGGACACTTTGGAGCACCCAAGATCTCGACCTCGACATCAGCATGCAACTCAACAACTCGAGCACGAGATCTGGAATTCCTTAAGAATTTCTTAATCTCCATTCAcgtgttttccttttggaagAACCATTCACGTGTTCAGTCATCAACAACAAAAGCCTGACGTTGACACCCGTCTACGCAAACGCatccgcagcagcagcgtaCGACATCCAATCGGTTCGGCCCCGACCCCACCGGTACCGGCCGATCCGTTCCACGTTCCTACATCCCGACCCGGGGCCGGCACGCTCTTCGGTCTGGACACACACAGCCAAACTCGGGggcgccgtgccgtgccgtgccaaGCCAAAGCCATGCCGTGCCGTCACCGAGCATATCCTCTAGAAAAGAGCATCGCCGCGGAGATATCGatgccccggcggcggctcgcccTATAAACCTTCGCCGGAATCCGCTACCCTCCGCCCTCCGTTCACCTCGCCTcccggatttttttttccttcgtcTCCAACGAAAGCCCGTCCAAAATTTGGGAGGATTGAACACCACGAGCCCGAGTTCCCCACGTCTCGCTCTCTCGTCTGTCGCGTCACGCGATA carries:
- the LOC100828039 gene encoding uncharacterized protein LOC100828039; this encodes MASADLLRREEEFYESLFDSAKGDAAKTRGQMIERKIEALEDMATRVSNRRSRRWLNDRLLIELVPRLHVEEIKGLFAPPPWGDEQPLSAFCRTSAGEWDAFRSIDMDVEARFMQRMKQSSTKHKNGVNENELIVLNAWHRIDCQTREAMKRNFLPELLEIYEERVRTFIEDPSDKDVLVLNVQDPFQRLLLHGVCEFYNVASTTTTTIKDEKPWKTTTIKKRSGTGAPSMITLVAFMRAKKDQKPLQFVGSL